The Streptomyces kanamyceticus DNA segment CGGTACGGACAGTTCCTTGCGGACGTACGAGGCGAGGGCGCGGGTCGTCTTCGTGTCGCAGGTGATCCATACGTAGGCGTCCTCGGGGTCGCCGAGCAGCTCGGGGAGGGCCGCCTTCACCTCTTGGACGAGGTGCCCGCCAGAAGCGCGCCGTTCGACGGTGCGCAGCTCGTGCAGCCCCGCGTCGAGGCACAGGCCAAGGCGGTCGAGCTCGCCGTCGGCGTCGTGCCGCGTCTCGAACCAGATCGTCGCGGGAGTCTTGGGCAGCGCCGCCAGCAGGGACTTGACCGCTGGCAGCGCCGCGGGGTCACCGATGACGAAGAGCCGTGCGGGCGCCGGGTCCGGCGGCTCGAAGCCGGTGCCCTGGACCGTCGCCTCGATCGTGTCCCCGGGCGCGGCATCGCGGGCCCACTCACTGGCGGCGCCGTCGTGCAGCGCGAACTCCAGGGTGAAGGTTCCCGCCTCCGGATCCGGGTCGACGAGGGTGTAGGCGCGCTGGTGCGGCTTGCCCCCGTCGTCGAACCAGAGGCGCACCCACATCGTGGGGTGCACGCCGG contains these protein-coding regions:
- a CDS encoding siderophore-interacting protein, whose translation is MGHGWEGVVLKLFRGKDFEFTVTATEEVTEHYRRVHVTDGGMLALTGVHPTMWVRLWFDDGGKPHQRAYTLVDPDPEAGTFTLEFALHDGAASEWARDAAPGDTIEATVQGTGFEPPDPAPARLFVIGDPAALPAVKSLLAALPKTPATIWFETRHDADGELDRLGLCLDAGLHELRTVERRASGGHLVQEVKAALPELLGDPEDAYVWITCDTKTTRALASYVRKELSVPKHHVHALGYWRP